In the Alkaliphilus flagellatus genome, one interval contains:
- a CDS encoding M3 family oligoendopeptidase: MRWSLNELYTSFESTEFKSDMDKCNEYIKELIIWVKKELRSTEGAKEKIENYIKKQQEFGSIYIRLLSYAILVSSVDAKNETALKVADQLQSKASNLTEATVQFEKWLGNIENIEELIQSSPLLKEHQFYLEDIMLNNQYLLSEEEEILISKMSQTGSKAWAKLQQLLSSTLLVDITIDGEEKQLPLPVVRNMAYSADAATRKTAYEAELKSYLKIEESSAAALNGIKGESITISQKRGFASPLEQAVITSRMNMETLDAMLTAMKESLPFFHQYYRKKGELLGHSNGLPFYDMFAPIGNVDMEFTYEEAQKYIVDNFNTFSKELGDFAQKAFDKNWIDAEPRIGKRGGAFCSNLHPIKESRILANFDGSFSNMTTLAHELGHGYHGHCLKNASLLNSRYPMPLAETASIFAETIIINGALKTATVEEAFAILETSISDAGQVIVDIYSRFLFESEVFKRREDSSLSVNELKEIMISAQKEAYGNGLDHNVLHESMWINKSHYYMPERHFYNFPYAFGLLFSKGLYSEYLKRGEAFVNEYNNLLEATGKNNIVDVGKVMDIDVTSVDFWRSSLDLIKKDIKKFVDIADERLKNK; the protein is encoded by the coding sequence ATGCGTTGGAGTTTAAATGAGCTTTACACATCCTTTGAATCAACAGAATTTAAAAGTGATATGGATAAGTGTAACGAATATATTAAAGAATTAATTATTTGGGTAAAAAAGGAGTTGCGAAGTACTGAAGGAGCAAAAGAAAAAATAGAAAACTATATTAAAAAGCAACAAGAATTTGGTAGCATATATATTAGATTACTAAGCTATGCTATACTTGTATCTAGTGTAGATGCAAAAAATGAAACTGCTCTTAAAGTAGCAGATCAACTTCAAAGTAAGGCTTCAAATTTAACAGAGGCAACTGTCCAATTTGAAAAATGGCTTGGTAATATAGAAAATATTGAAGAACTAATACAGTCTTCTCCTCTTTTAAAGGAACATCAATTCTACTTAGAGGATATTATGCTAAATAATCAGTATCTTTTGAGCGAAGAGGAAGAAATATTAATTTCTAAAATGAGCCAAACAGGATCAAAGGCGTGGGCTAAATTACAACAATTATTATCCTCTACCCTACTTGTAGATATTACAATAGATGGAGAAGAGAAACAGCTTCCTCTACCTGTAGTTAGAAACATGGCCTATAGTGCTGATGCCGCTACAAGAAAAACAGCCTACGAGGCAGAATTAAAATCCTATTTAAAAATTGAAGAAAGCTCAGCAGCTGCATTAAATGGTATTAAGGGTGAATCAATTACAATCTCACAAAAACGTGGCTTTGCATCTCCTCTAGAGCAAGCGGTTATTACATCTAGGATGAATATGGAAACATTAGATGCAATGCTAACTGCTATGAAGGAAAGCCTACCCTTCTTCCACCAATATTATCGTAAAAAAGGAGAGTTATTAGGACATAGTAATGGGCTACCTTTCTATGATATGTTTGCACCAATTGGAAATGTAGATATGGAGTTTACATACGAAGAAGCACAGAAGTATATAGTGGATAATTTTAATACATTTAGCAAAGAGCTAGGAGATTTTGCGCAAAAGGCCTTTGATAAAAACTGGATAGATGCGGAGCCACGGATTGGTAAAAGAGGCGGCGCCTTCTGCTCCAATTTACACCCTATTAAAGAAAGTAGAATTTTAGCTAACTTTGATGGTAGTTTTAGTAACATGACTACATTAGCTCACGAGCTAGGTCATGGTTATCATGGGCACTGTCTGAAAAACGCAAGTCTATTGAACAGTCGTTACCCAATGCCACTTGCAGAAACTGCATCTATATTTGCTGAAACTATTATTATAAATGGAGCCTTAAAAACTGCCACAGTAGAAGAAGCATTTGCAATATTAGAAACCTCTATTTCTGACGCAGGACAGGTAATAGTCGATATATATAGTCGTTTCTTGTTTGAATCCGAAGTATTTAAACGCCGTGAAGATAGTTCACTTTCAGTTAATGAGCTGAAAGAAATAATGATAAGCGCACAAAAAGAAGCCTATGGAAATGGGTTAGATCATAATGTACTACATGAATCTATGTGGATAAATAAGTCTCACTATTATATGCCAGAACGCCATTTTTACAACTTCCCCTATGCCTTTGGACTATTATTTTCAAAGGGACTTTACTCCGAGTATTTAAAACGTGGTGAAGCCTTTGTTAATGAGTACAATAATCTACTAGAGGCAACTGGTAAAAACAACATTGTAGATGTGGGTAAAGTTATGGATATAGATGTTACATCAGTTGATTTTTGGAGAAGCTCTTTGGATTTAATTAAAAAAGATATTAAAAAATTTGTGGATATTGCAGATGAGAGATTGAAAAACAAATAA
- a CDS encoding Na+/H+ antiporter NhaC family protein, with product MKRKNLIVITTLICILLLSVTAFAEPTTAETNAARFGIWTIIPPLVAIILAFITKNVILSLFIGVFSGTFLLQLNGFNVSSAFIGGFLDIINRIIESLSDPWNAGIILQCLTIGGLIALISKMGGARAIAESLAKKAKSPTSAQIITWLMGLFIFFDDYANSLIVGPIMRPITDKMKISREKLSFIVDATAAPIAGIALISTWVGLEISLIRDGYLSIGQEVNAYGIFISTIPYRFYNILMLLFVVITAVLVKEFGPMLKAERRARTTGKVMADSSKSAVFSEDKSLEPKEGIKLSIWNAIIPIGTLIVFGFVGFYFNGYQAIMAGEDVALIELLQNSPLSFVSIRETFGNSDASIVLFQAALLASIVAVVMAVAQKILTVSEALETWVDGMKSLVITGVILLLAWSLSSVIKELGTAAFLVSALSSTIPKFLLPSIIFILGSIISFATGTSYGTMGILMPLAIPLAHAISPDATFIVASVGAVLTGAIFGDHCSPISDTTILSSMGSGCDHIDHVKTQLWYSLTVGAITILFGYIPAGLGLPIFIVLPVAMVAVWATVYFFGKSPEAPEKAKAA from the coding sequence ATGAAAAGAAAAAATCTTATCGTAATTACCACTCTAATTTGTATTTTATTATTATCTGTTACTGCTTTTGCAGAACCTACTACAGCGGAAACAAATGCTGCTAGGTTTGGTATTTGGACAATTATACCACCATTAGTTGCTATTATATTAGCATTCATTACAAAAAATGTTATTTTGTCCTTATTTATTGGTGTATTTTCAGGAACTTTTTTATTACAGCTAAATGGTTTTAATGTTAGCTCAGCTTTTATAGGTGGATTTTTAGATATTATTAACAGAATTATAGAATCCTTATCAGATCCATGGAATGCAGGTATTATTCTTCAATGTTTAACCATTGGTGGGTTAATAGCCCTAATTTCTAAAATGGGTGGAGCAAGGGCTATTGCTGAAAGCTTAGCTAAAAAGGCAAAGTCTCCTACTAGTGCTCAGATTATTACTTGGTTAATGGGACTTTTTATATTCTTTGATGACTATGCTAATTCATTAATTGTTGGGCCAATTATGAGACCTATTACTGATAAAATGAAGATTTCAAGAGAAAAATTATCTTTCATTGTTGATGCTACGGCAGCACCTATTGCAGGTATTGCTTTAATATCTACCTGGGTTGGGTTAGAAATAAGTTTAATAAGGGATGGATATTTATCTATTGGTCAAGAGGTGAATGCATATGGTATATTTATCTCTACTATTCCTTACAGATTTTATAATATATTAATGCTATTATTCGTAGTTATTACAGCTGTTTTAGTAAAAGAATTTGGTCCTATGTTAAAGGCTGAAAGAAGAGCAAGAACTACAGGAAAAGTAATGGCTGATAGTTCCAAATCTGCGGTTTTTTCTGAAGACAAGTCCTTAGAGCCTAAAGAAGGAATCAAACTAAGTATATGGAATGCTATTATTCCTATAGGTACTTTAATAGTTTTTGGATTTGTAGGCTTCTACTTCAATGGTTACCAAGCTATAATGGCTGGAGAAGATGTAGCTCTTATTGAACTATTACAAAATTCTCCACTATCATTTGTATCTATTAGAGAAACATTTGGTAATTCCGATGCTAGTATTGTTTTATTCCAGGCGGCGTTACTTGCGAGCATTGTAGCTGTTGTAATGGCTGTTGCACAAAAAATCCTTACTGTTTCAGAAGCACTTGAAACTTGGGTAGATGGTATGAAGTCTTTAGTAATTACAGGAGTTATTCTACTATTAGCTTGGTCATTAAGCAGTGTTATTAAAGAACTTGGGACAGCAGCATTTTTAGTATCTGCTCTATCTAGCACTATTCCAAAGTTTTTATTACCTTCTATTATTTTTATATTAGGTTCAATTATTTCATTTGCAACAGGAACATCCTATGGAACAATGGGAATATTAATGCCTTTAGCTATTCCATTGGCTCATGCTATATCACCGGATGCAACATTTATTGTAGCTAGTGTTGGAGCTGTATTAACAGGAGCTATTTTCGGAGATCATTGTTCTCCAATATCAGATACAACTATTTTATCCTCTATGGGAAGTGGATGCGATCATATTGATCATGTAAAAACTCAACTTTGGTATTCTCTTACTGTAGGCGCAATTACAATATTATTTGGATATATTCCAGCAGGATTAGGTTTGCCGATTTTTATAGTGCTACCGGTAGCTATGGTGGCAGTATGGGCTACTGTATATTTCTTTGGTAAATCTCCTGAAGCACCAGAAAAAGCTAAAGCTGCATAG
- a CDS encoding response regulator transcription factor, protein MAKEKILVVDDEKEIRDLIEIYLKNEGFDVIKACDGIEALDILEKEKVHLIILDIMMPKMDGIKACMKIREENNVPIIMLSAKAEDMDKIFGLTTGADDYITKPFNPLELIARAKSQIRRYTKLNSIATTTGEEIEIDDLIINVSTHEVKINGKDVKLTPREFDILELLARNRGMVFSMEKIYEKVWKEDFFDSTNTVMVHVRKIREKIEENPRSPRYIKTVWGVGYKIEN, encoded by the coding sequence ATGGCAAAGGAAAAAATACTTGTTGTAGATGACGAGAAGGAAATAAGAGATTTAATAGAGATTTACCTAAAAAATGAGGGTTTTGATGTTATTAAAGCATGTGATGGTATAGAAGCCTTAGATATACTGGAAAAAGAAAAAGTTCATCTTATTATACTAGATATTATGATGCCTAAAATGGATGGTATAAAGGCTTGCATGAAGATTAGAGAAGAAAACAATGTGCCTATTATAATGCTTTCTGCAAAGGCAGAAGATATGGATAAAATATTTGGGTTAACTACTGGTGCAGATGATTATATAACAAAACCATTTAATCCGTTGGAGTTAATTGCACGGGCTAAATCTCAAATTAGAAGATATACAAAGCTTAATAGTATAGCTACAACTACAGGTGAGGAAATAGAAATTGACGATTTAATAATTAATGTATCTACTCATGAAGTTAAAATAAATGGTAAGGATGTTAAACTCACACCTAGGGAATTCGATATATTAGAACTATTAGCTAGAAATAGAGGTATGGTTTTTAGTATGGAAAAGATTTATGAAAAGGTTTGGAAGGAGGATTTTTTTGACTCCACTAACACTGTAATGGTACATGTAAGAAAAATCAGGGAGAAAATCGAAGAAAATCCTAGAAGTCCTCGATATATAAAAACTGTATGGGGGGTAGGATATAAAATTGAAAATTAA
- a CDS encoding sensor histidine kinase yields the protein MKIKLKKPRFRLLRKMFSPVRKVFTTLDNVISLVRERVAKSVRMQLMATFIVCLLSAMVVASVTDSYLSKLNRDPVVDYSNGAESIDYYARNIVQDLTDYIQARYDDRHEIIWEEEYGRIELDEYIKHVLNRWNGKTKALIVDMDGNVLYRSENATENQVDLHNTIRNAMNTRIDSYRLHERAEFSSFYPITINDIRAYVIVSGMPEASITYHEGGGGFVPVILGFATFILLFYFATQQKMKYIEELASGLLEISKGNLDHRIVGKSDDELGSLANNINFMAEELKNKIEEERRAEVLKNELITNVSHDLRTPLTSIMGYLNLLKDRKYETLDEAKQYLDIAYGKSEKLKVLIEDLFEYTKVTNQGIKLSLEKVYLNELIDQLTEELVPILEEKELVFKKEFSKEKAIVFADTDKMVRIFENLLTNAIRYSKEQAEILIKTTVGEKHITVCIENKGEPISPEDLDRIFDRFFKVEKSRTSNSAGSGLGLAISKNLIILHGGRIWADCKGDTIQFFVELNKFS from the coding sequence TTGAAAATTAAGCTTAAAAAACCTAGATTTAGATTACTTCGTAAAATGTTTTCGCCAGTTAGAAAGGTATTTACTACTCTAGACAATGTTATCTCATTAGTAAGGGAGCGGGTTGCAAAGAGTGTACGTATGCAATTAATGGCTACTTTTATAGTTTGTCTTCTAAGTGCAATGGTGGTAGCATCTGTAACTGATAGCTATTTATCTAAGCTAAATAGAGATCCTGTTGTAGACTATTCAAATGGAGCAGAGTCCATAGATTACTATGCTAGAAATATTGTACAAGACTTAACTGACTATATACAGGCTAGGTACGACGATAGGCATGAAATAATATGGGAAGAAGAGTATGGTAGAATAGAATTGGACGAATATATTAAACATGTGCTCAATAGATGGAATGGGAAAACAAAGGCTCTTATAGTTGATATGGACGGAAATGTCCTTTATCGTTCTGAAAATGCTACAGAAAACCAGGTAGATCTTCATAATACTATTCGTAATGCCATGAATACCCGTATTGATTCTTATAGGCTTCACGAGAGAGCAGAATTTAGTAGCTTTTACCCTATTACCATAAATGATATAAGGGCATATGTAATTGTTAGTGGTATGCCTGAGGCAAGTATTACCTATCATGAAGGAGGAGGAGGATTTGTTCCTGTAATCCTAGGATTTGCTACCTTTATATTGCTTTTTTACTTCGCAACACAGCAAAAGATGAAATATATTGAAGAACTAGCATCTGGACTTTTAGAAATTTCAAAGGGTAACTTAGACCATAGAATAGTCGGAAAAAGTGACGATGAGCTAGGGTCTTTAGCTAATAATATTAACTTTATGGCAGAGGAGTTAAAAAATAAAATAGAAGAGGAAAGAAGAGCAGAAGTGCTTAAAAATGAACTAATCACCAATGTTTCTCATGATTTAAGAACTCCCCTTACTTCCATTATGGGTTATTTAAATCTGTTGAAGGACAGAAAATATGAGACTTTGGATGAAGCTAAGCAATATTTAGATATTGCTTATGGAAAATCTGAAAAGCTAAAGGTTTTAATAGAGGACTTATTTGAATATACAAAGGTTACAAATCAAGGAATAAAATTATCTCTAGAGAAGGTATATTTAAACGAACTTATAGATCAATTAACTGAAGAGCTAGTTCCCATTTTAGAAGAAAAAGAATTAGTATTTAAAAAGGAATTTTCAAAAGAGAAAGCTATAGTGTTTGCTGATACAGATAAAATGGTGAGAATATTTGAAAATCTTTTGACAAATGCAATTAGATACAGCAAAGAACAGGCAGAAATATTAATAAAAACTACAGTAGGCGAAAAGCATATTACAGTATGCATAGAAAACAAGGGAGAACCTATTAGTCCTGAAGATTTAGATCGTATATTTGATAGGTTTTTCAAGGTTGAGAAATCAAGAACATCTAATTCGGCAGGGTCTGGATTGGGATTGGCTATATCTAAAAACTTAATAATACTTCATGGGGGAAGAATTTGGGCAGATTGTAAAGGGGACACAATACAATTTTTTGTTGAGTTAAATAAATTTTCTTAA
- the asnA gene encoding aspartate--ammonia ligase has protein sequence MKNIKERLIIPVGYKPSLNIKETEIAIKKLKDFFETELSKVLRLTRVSAPLFLCPQTGMNDNLSGVERPVSFDIKDMEGQYVEIVHSLAKWKRMALHRYKFETGEGLYTDMDAIRRDEELDNIHSIYVDQWDWEKIIDKEDRNETTLKEIVEDIYGVFKSTEDYVHKLYPELEHVLPEKITFITSQELEDIYPNLTSKERENAIAKEKGAVFIMKIGGKLRSGERHDGRAPDYDDWELNGDIIFWYPTLDMALELSSMGIRVDEESLEKQLKMAGCEERSTFDFHRLVLDKKLPYTVGGGIGQSRICMFFLKKAHIGEVQATIWPKEMIDTCEEYNIALL, from the coding sequence ATGAAAAATATAAAAGAAAGATTAATAATACCAGTAGGATATAAGCCTAGTTTAAATATTAAAGAAACAGAAATAGCTATTAAAAAACTGAAGGATTTTTTTGAAACAGAACTATCTAAAGTTTTAAGATTAACTAGGGTTTCTGCACCGCTATTTCTTTGCCCACAAACAGGAATGAATGATAACTTAAGTGGTGTGGAAAGGCCGGTATCCTTCGACATTAAAGATATGGAAGGACAGTATGTAGAGATAGTGCATTCTTTAGCCAAGTGGAAACGTATGGCACTACATCGGTATAAATTTGAGACTGGAGAAGGTTTATATACGGATATGGATGCCATTAGGAGGGATGAAGAATTAGATAATATTCATTCTATTTATGTAGATCAATGGGACTGGGAAAAGATTATTGATAAAGAAGATAGAAACGAAACTACATTGAAAGAAATAGTTGAAGATATTTACGGTGTTTTTAAAAGCACTGAAGACTATGTGCATAAGCTATATCCTGAGTTAGAGCATGTTTTACCGGAAAAGATTACATTCATTACATCTCAAGAATTAGAAGATATATATCCTAATTTAACATCTAAAGAGAGAGAGAATGCGATAGCTAAAGAAAAAGGCGCAGTGTTTATTATGAAAATAGGAGGAAAGCTAAGATCAGGTGAAAGGCATGACGGTAGGGCGCCAGATTATGATGATTGGGAGTTAAACGGAGATATTATATTTTGGTATCCTACACTAGATATGGCTTTAGAACTTTCATCAATGGGTATAAGGGTAGATGAGGAAAGTTTAGAAAAGCAATTAAAGATGGCAGGTTGTGAGGAAAGAAGTACCTTTGATTTTCATAGATTAGTTTTAGATAAAAAACTTCCGTATACAGTTGGTGGTGGAATAGGCCAATCTAGGATATGTATGTTTTTCTTAAAAAAGGCACACATCGGAGAGGTGCAAGCAACTATATGGCCTAAGGAAATGATCGATACTTGTGAAGAATATAATATAGCTCTGCTTTAG
- a CDS encoding ABC transporter ATP-binding protein: MIKRFAKYYRNHLPLFYLDFSCAFLMAGLDLVFPNVVRKMIDDIIPAKNLSLIIWAGVGLLILYIVRAALQYIVDYWGHVMGTRIEYDMRKDLFNHIHKLSFSYFDNTKTGHIMSRIVNDLNEISELAHHGPEDLFIATVTLLGSFIILLNLHWPLALITFSVVPMMLGFAIFKNKRMQFAFREMRLKIADVNAQVEDSVSGARVVKSFTNEWYEEQKFEKGNMNFRKSREGAFKVMAGFFSGVTFFSNLINLVVIVFGGIFVYYEQMTSGTLVGFLLYVSMFLQPIRRLTTLIENYQNGMSGFARFAETLNLEPDIKDDPKAVEIDRVNGEIIFDNVTFSYNNKENVLDSISLSIKPGETIAFVGPSGGGKTTLCSLIPRFYEVDKGSVKVDGIDIKTITQRSLRENIGIVQQDVFLFSGTVRDNIAYGQIGATDEQVIDAAKKANAHEFIMALENGYDTYIGERGVKLSGGQKQRLSIARIFLKNPPILILDEATSALDNETEKVIQESLFDLAENRTTLVIAHRLATIRNADRIVVLTDEGIAEEGTHKDLLEKDAIYANLYKTQFDGFM; encoded by the coding sequence ATGATAAAACGTTTTGCAAAGTATTACCGAAATCATTTACCATTGTTTTATTTAGATTTTTCATGTGCATTTTTAATGGCAGGATTAGATCTGGTTTTTCCTAATGTTGTTAGAAAAATGATAGATGATATTATACCTGCAAAGAATCTTTCCTTAATTATATGGGCAGGAGTAGGGTTGCTAATTTTATATATTGTTAGGGCAGCTTTACAGTATATAGTTGATTATTGGGGACATGTTATGGGTACAAGGATTGAATATGATATGAGAAAAGATTTATTTAATCATATACACAAACTATCCTTTAGTTATTTTGATAATACAAAAACAGGTCATATTATGTCTCGTATAGTAAATGACTTAAATGAAATTTCAGAGTTAGCCCATCATGGACCAGAAGACCTTTTTATTGCGACAGTTACATTGTTAGGTTCATTTATTATTCTACTAAACCTTCATTGGCCTTTAGCTTTAATTACTTTCTCTGTAGTACCTATGATGTTAGGATTTGCTATCTTTAAAAATAAAAGAATGCAGTTCGCTTTTAGAGAAATGCGTTTAAAAATTGCAGATGTTAATGCTCAGGTGGAAGATAGTGTTTCGGGAGCAAGAGTAGTTAAATCTTTTACTAATGAGTGGTACGAAGAGCAAAAATTTGAGAAGGGGAATATGAACTTTAGAAAATCTAGAGAAGGTGCGTTTAAAGTAATGGCTGGCTTCTTCTCTGGTGTAACCTTTTTTTCCAATTTGATTAATTTAGTTGTAATAGTGTTCGGTGGTATATTTGTATACTATGAACAAATGACATCAGGAACTTTAGTAGGATTTTTACTATATGTTTCTATGTTTTTACAACCAATTCGAAGACTTACAACATTAATAGAGAACTATCAGAATGGTATGTCTGGGTTTGCTCGATTTGCAGAAACTTTAAACTTAGAGCCTGATATTAAAGATGATCCAAAGGCTGTGGAGATTGATAGAGTAAATGGAGAAATTATATTTGATAATGTCACATTTAGTTATAATAATAAAGAAAATGTCTTAGATAGTATAAGCTTATCAATTAAACCAGGAGAAACCATTGCTTTTGTAGGTCCATCTGGAGGTGGCAAAACCACCCTATGCAGTCTAATACCAAGGTTTTATGAAGTGGATAAAGGTAGTGTTAAGGTTGATGGTATAGATATTAAAACGATTACACAGAGGTCACTAAGAGAAAACATAGGTATTGTTCAGCAAGATGTATTTCTATTTTCTGGTACAGTAAGAGATAATATTGCCTATGGACAAATAGGTGCAACAGACGAACAGGTTATAGATGCGGCTAAGAAGGCTAATGCTCATGAATTTATTATGGCACTTGAAAATGGTTACGATACCTATATTGGAGAAAGAGGAGTTAAACTATCGGGAGGACAAAAACAGAGGCTTTCTATTGCTAGAATATTTTTGAAGAACCCTCCAATTCTAATATTAGATGAAGCTACATCAGCTTTAGATAATGAAACAGAAAAGGTTATTCAAGAATCCCTATTCGACCTAGCAGAAAATAGAACAACCTTAGTAATTGCTCACCGCTTAGCTACTATTAGAAATGCAGATAGAATTGTAGTTTTAACTGATGAAGGTATTGCAGAAGAGGGAACACATAAGGATTTATTAGAAAAAGATGCAATTTATGCAAACCTATATAAGACACAGTTTGATGGATTTATGTAA
- a CDS encoding accessory gene regulator ArgB-like protein, which produces MSIEKKLIDGLKNELKLSEDKLEIVTFGYRLLIYSILGYSFIVLVALLFGTLGASLTAAITASLFRIFSGGAHASTQKRCTIIGAVIFNLIGLTATICYNSISLYLINLLFWITAIVALITFILYAPADTPGKPITTKVQRDKLKKISIALLVIWIVLSKFVFKGETNTYKLYLLSSTLGLAWQSVSLWPSTYRWIIFK; this is translated from the coding sequence ATGTCGATTGAAAAAAAGCTAATAGATGGTTTGAAAAACGAATTAAAGTTATCTGAAGATAAGTTAGAGATAGTAACATTTGGCTATAGATTACTTATATATAGCATTTTAGGCTATTCTTTTATAGTTTTAGTAGCTCTATTATTTGGAACATTGGGTGCCTCATTAACTGCAGCTATAACAGCTTCTTTATTTAGAATTTTTTCAGGTGGTGCTCATGCCAGCACCCAAAAAAGATGTACAATTATAGGAGCTGTAATTTTTAATTTAATTGGACTTACAGCTACTATTTGTTATAATAGCATATCTTTGTACTTAATAAATTTGCTCTTCTGGATTACTGCTATAGTCGCTCTAATTACCTTTATTTTATATGCACCAGCTGACACTCCAGGTAAGCCAATTACTACTAAAGTCCAAAGGGATAAATTGAAAAAAATATCTATTGCACTTTTAGTTATTTGGATTGTATTAAGTAAATTTGTTTTTAAAGGGGAAACAAATACATATAAACTATATCTCTTATCTAGCACATTAGGTTTAGCATGGCAAAGTGTAAGCTTATGGCCCTCTACTTATCGATGGATCATATTCAAGTAA
- a CDS encoding cyclic lactone autoinducer peptide codes for MKRKLMGLIVTLLSFFALANVASASTVISYQPELPKSLKK; via the coding sequence ATGAAGAGAAAATTAATGGGATTAATAGTAACACTTTTAAGTTTTTTTGCTTTAGCTAATGTAGCTTCTGCAAGTACTGTAATAAGCTATCAGCCAGAACTTCCAAAGTCTTTAAAAAAATAA
- a CDS encoding sensor histidine kinase: protein MKTKIFRLSLNDKKDNVKMLFLAQVFVIIATMVYFSLAKWNMIEEQHHPIAGDRVLMALLILCGVVGIGSMYLFNEVVKLIEKEKDYELQRIKIVQMQEFNDLLRAQKHDFSNNLQVIWGMLSLGKADKAKAYLENYTNMLKIDEEELEEINQINNTYLYTLFLNKCYMCKDMEIDIHYSIDPNISLDRFNPIDLIRIFGNLIDNAIYAVKELEKQYREILVDIYCDDNNYFFSVCNKGSVIPNDMKNKIFKQGFTTKGNNGSGMGLYNVNQLTNKYRGKVWVESNEHSGTQFVVNIPK from the coding sequence TTGAAGACTAAAATATTTAGGTTAAGTTTAAATGATAAAAAAGATAATGTTAAAATGTTATTTTTGGCCCAGGTTTTTGTTATAATTGCAACTATGGTTTATTTTAGTTTAGCTAAATGGAACATGATAGAGGAACAGCACCATCCTATTGCTGGAGATAGAGTATTAATGGCTTTACTTATATTATGTGGAGTTGTTGGAATTGGATCAATGTACTTATTTAATGAAGTAGTAAAGTTAATTGAGAAGGAAAAGGATTATGAATTACAAAGAATTAAAATTGTACAAATGCAGGAATTCAATGATTTGTTAAGGGCTCAAAAACATGATTTTTCAAACAATCTTCAAGTAATATGGGGAATGCTAAGTCTTGGAAAAGCTGATAAAGCAAAGGCCTATTTAGAAAACTATACAAATATGTTAAAAATAGACGAAGAAGAACTAGAAGAAATTAATCAAATAAATAATACTTATTTATATACCTTGTTTTTAAACAAGTGCTATATGTGTAAAGACATGGAGATAGATATTCATTATAGTATAGATCCAAATATTTCTCTAGATAGATTTAATCCAATTGACCTTATTAGAATATTTGGCAACTTAATTGATAACGCTATTTATGCTGTAAAGGAGTTAGAAAAACAATATAGAGAGATTTTAGTAGATATATATTGTGATGACAATAATTACTTTTTTAGTGTTTGTAATAAAGGCTCTGTAATACCTAATGATATGAAGAATAAAATATTTAAACAAGGATTCACTACTAAAGGAAACAATGGGAGTGGTATGGGGTTATATAATGTTAATCAATTAACAAATAAGTATAGAGGAAAGGTTTGGGTTGAAAGTAATGAGCATAGCGGAACCCAATTTGTTGTAAATATACCTAAATAA